From one Dyella sp. 2HG41-7 genomic stretch:
- the mreD gene encoding rod shape-determining protein MreD, with amino-acid sequence MSRQRLSFWWFVGTLVAALLLMLVPLPHVLDPFKPYWPALVLLYWALESGELRVTLGLAFVFGVCADLLSGVLLGEQALRLCVLAFIALRFRSRLRFFPMWQQTAAVLALLLNDRFLLLIVRAFAGEATPPALWWASPFISAALWPFLFLLLDDLRMRLRLQ; translated from the coding sequence ATGAGCCGCCAGCGACTTTCCTTTTGGTGGTTCGTCGGCACGCTGGTGGCGGCGTTGTTGTTGATGCTCGTGCCGCTGCCGCATGTACTTGACCCGTTCAAGCCGTACTGGCCGGCCTTGGTGTTGTTGTACTGGGCGCTTGAATCGGGCGAGTTGCGCGTGACGTTGGGACTCGCCTTCGTGTTCGGCGTTTGCGCGGATCTGCTGTCGGGTGTATTGCTGGGCGAACAGGCGTTGCGTTTGTGCGTGCTGGCGTTTATCGCGCTGCGATTCCGTTCGCGGTTGCGCTTTTTCCCGATGTGGCAACAAACGGCGGCGGTGTTGGCGCTGTTGCTCAACGATCGGTTCTTGTTGCTGATCGTGCGCGCGTTTGCCGGCGAAGCGACGCCGCCTGCGTTGTGGTGGGCCTCGCCGTTTATCAGTGCGGCGTTGTGGCCGTTCTTGTTCCTGTTGCTCGACGATCTGCGGATGCGGTTGCGCTTGCAATGA
- a CDS encoding M24 family metallopeptidase, translated as MSERDREAVGQRFDLASMQRARALSWTALERIREHMRPGISESEARAHATRIFGGLGMERLWHPPIVRIGVNTTRTYREPSVPDVRLGENDIYFLDLGLVFDGHEGDVGDTFVVGHAPERLACAQAARELFQDVARKWGTEGWSGRTLYHYAQERAEAMGWRFNHAIKGHRVSDFPHSVHKGGDLGDFEHKPSQGLWILEIQIAHPTEPYGAFFEDLLVEPAH; from the coding sequence GTGTCCGAGCGCGACCGCGAAGCCGTCGGCCAGCGATTCGACCTCGCGTCGATGCAACGCGCGCGCGCCTTGAGCTGGACCGCGCTGGAACGCATTCGCGAGCATATGCGGCCCGGGATCAGCGAAAGCGAGGCCCGCGCGCACGCCACCCGGATATTCGGCGGACTGGGCATGGAGCGGCTGTGGCATCCGCCGATCGTCCGCATCGGCGTGAATACCACCCGGACCTACCGCGAACCGTCCGTGCCGGACGTGCGATTGGGCGAAAACGACATCTATTTCCTCGATTTGGGCCTGGTTTTCGACGGCCACGAGGGCGATGTGGGCGATACCTTCGTGGTCGGCCATGCGCCGGAACGGCTGGCCTGCGCCCAGGCGGCGCGCGAGCTGTTCCAGGATGTGGCCCGAAAATGGGGGACTGAGGGCTGGAGCGGTCGTACGTTGTATCATTACGCCCAAGAGCGCGCCGAGGCGATGGGTTGGCGTTTCAACCACGCCATCAAAGGCCATCGCGTTAGCGATTTTCCGCACTCGGTGCACAAGGGCGGCGATCTGGGCGACTTCGAACACAAGCCTTCCCAGGGCCTGTGGATACTCGAAATCCAGATTGCGCACCCGACCGAACCGTACGGCGCCTTCTTCGAAGATTTACTGGTCGAGCCGGCGCACTGA
- the rodA gene encoding rod shape-determining protein RodA, producing the protein MLDTLNFRLHRFFRRLWTRPRIDLPLAFALLILCCVGLVTLYSAGDGSLSLVIGQAARFALGGALILVMSRIPPLVLRKWTPWLYIGSVMLLLVVAVLGEGRGADRWLNLGIMRFQPSELMKLTMPMMVAWYLHPRQLPPHWKDIIVVGVMIAVPAGLIAKQPDLGTALLVSAAGAFALFLSGMAWWRIGLLLAGAAGLVPIAWHFMHQYQRDRILTMLNPESDPLGNGWHIIQSQIAVGSGGVFGKGFEQGTQSRLDFLPEHTTDFIFAVFCEEFGLIGVCAILVLYAFIIGRCLWIAMEAKDTYSRLLAGAIGMSFFVYVFVNGGMVAGLLPVVGVPMPMVSYGGTSAVSLLVGFGVLMSIHANRKVHD; encoded by the coding sequence ATCCTCGATACCTTGAACTTTCGTCTGCATCGCTTTTTCCGACGCCTATGGACGCGTCCACGTATCGATCTGCCGTTGGCGTTCGCGTTGCTGATCTTGTGCTGTGTGGGCTTGGTGACGTTGTACAGCGCCGGCGACGGCAGCCTTTCGCTCGTTATCGGACAGGCCGCGCGTTTCGCACTGGGCGGCGCGCTTATTCTGGTGATGTCGCGCATACCGCCGTTGGTGCTGCGCAAATGGACGCCGTGGCTCTATATCGGCAGTGTGATGTTGCTCTTGGTGGTGGCGGTGCTCGGCGAGGGTCGCGGTGCGGATCGCTGGCTCAATCTGGGCATCATGCGCTTTCAGCCGTCCGAACTGATGAAGCTGACCATGCCGATGATGGTGGCGTGGTACCTGCATCCGCGCCAGCTTCCGCCGCATTGGAAGGACATCATCGTCGTCGGCGTGATGATCGCCGTGCCGGCCGGATTGATCGCCAAGCAGCCCGATCTCGGCACCGCGTTGCTGGTGTCGGCGGCCGGCGCGTTCGCGTTGTTTCTTTCGGGCATGGCGTGGTGGCGCATCGGCCTGTTGCTGGCGGGCGCGGCGGGCTTGGTGCCGATCGCGTGGCACTTCATGCATCAGTATCAGCGCGATCGCATCCTGACCATGCTCAATCCGGAATCCGATCCGCTCGGTAACGGCTGGCACATCATCCAATCGCAGATCGCGGTGGGTTCGGGCGGCGTGTTCGGCAAGGGCTTCGAGCAGGGCACGCAATCGCGTCTGGATTTTCTGCCCGAGCACACCACGGACTTTATCTTCGCGGTGTTCTGCGAAGAGTTCGGCTTGATCGGCGTGTGCGCGATCCTGGTGCTCTACGCCTTTATCATCGGTCGCTGCCTGTGGATCGCGATGGAAGCGAAAGACACCTATTCGCGCTTGCTGGCCGGCGCCATCGGTATGAGCTTTTTCGTCTACGTGTTCGTCAACGGCGGCATGGTGGCCGGGTTGTTGCCGGTGGTGGGCGTGCCGATGCCGATGGTCAGCTACGGCGGTACGTCGGCGGTGTCGTTGCTGGTGGGTTTCGGCGTGCTGATGTCGATCCACGCCAACCGCAAAGTTCACGACTGA
- the fusA gene encoding elongation factor G, translated as MARQKPLNLYRNIGIIAHIDAGKTTTTERVLYYTGKKHQIVDVHDTKDGKGSTTTDYLEQERKRGITIQSAAVSTEWKGHQINVIDTPGHVDFTIEVNRSLRVLDGAVVVFDGVAGVEPQTETNWRLADQYNVPRMCYINKMDRIGANFKHAVEGIKNRLGANALLCQVPLGSHDEFIGMADLVAGEGYIWQGHDKDSKWEIVPLDQIANHPQVKDFSSTADKEWVADLAKLREETIEKALEMDDEAFDKLLNAGDVETFLKSGDFSMELLKKCIRTGCVQGKLVPVFCGSSYRNKGVQQLLDGVVDYMPFPGENGGIGLVDEDGNVVGEQGVVDDAPARALAFKVINDQFGTLTFCRIYSGVIKKGDTLQNVTRGKKERIGRIVEVQANATKDIEEVRAGDICAFVSMKETETGDSLTDPQHPVLLERMRFPDPVISVAVEPKSRNDIDKLSTALYKMVKADPSLRMEVDKETGQTVLKGMGELHLEITIDRMRTELGVEANMGKPKVSFREAFGQTVEHTYTHKKQSGGSGQFAEVKMIFEPGEPGSGVVFADEIVGGRVPREYIPAVEHAITVESRQGQVAGYEVLDFKARLVDGKYHDVDSSALAFEIAGRACFREAQRMSKPKLLEPVMKLEVVTEADYLGDVIGDINRRRGSISEQGQKGTNAFVQGFVPLAEMFGYINFLRSATSGRGTFTMIFDHYEEVPASMVAKLMEKEAK; from the coding sequence GTGGCCCGCCAAAAACCCCTAAACCTCTATCGCAACATCGGCATCATCGCGCACATCGACGCCGGTAAGACCACCACGACCGAGCGCGTGCTCTACTACACCGGTAAGAAGCACCAGATCGTCGACGTGCACGACACGAAAGACGGTAAGGGCTCCACCACCACCGACTATCTCGAGCAGGAACGCAAGCGCGGCATCACCATTCAGTCCGCCGCTGTGTCCACCGAGTGGAAGGGCCACCAGATCAACGTGATCGACACCCCAGGCCACGTGGACTTCACGATCGAAGTGAACCGCAGCTTGCGCGTGCTCGACGGCGCCGTGGTGGTATTCGACGGTGTGGCCGGCGTGGAACCGCAGACCGAAACCAACTGGCGTCTGGCCGACCAGTACAACGTGCCGCGCATGTGCTACATCAACAAGATGGACCGCATCGGCGCGAACTTTAAGCACGCCGTGGAAGGCATCAAGAATCGTCTCGGCGCCAACGCCCTGCTCTGCCAGGTGCCGCTGGGCAGCCACGACGAGTTCATCGGCATGGCCGATCTGGTCGCCGGCGAAGGTTATATCTGGCAGGGTCACGACAAGGACAGCAAGTGGGAAATCGTTCCGCTTGACCAAATTGCCAATCACCCGCAGGTGAAGGACTTCAGCTCCACCGCCGATAAGGAATGGGTGGCCGACCTCGCCAAGCTGCGCGAAGAAACCATCGAAAAAGCGCTGGAAATGGACGACGAAGCGTTCGACAAGCTGCTCAATGCCGGCGACGTCGAAACCTTCCTCAAGAGCGGCGACTTCAGCATGGAACTGCTGAAGAAGTGCATCCGCACCGGTTGCGTGCAGGGCAAGCTGGTGCCGGTGTTCTGCGGCTCCTCCTACCGCAACAAGGGCGTGCAGCAGCTGCTCGACGGCGTGGTCGACTACATGCCGTTCCCGGGCGAAAACGGCGGCATCGGCCTGGTGGACGAAGACGGTAACGTCGTCGGCGAACAGGGCGTGGTCGACGACGCTCCGGCGCGCGCGCTCGCGTTCAAAGTGATCAACGACCAGTTCGGCACGCTCACCTTCTGCCGCATCTATTCGGGCGTGATCAAGAAGGGCGACACGCTGCAGAACGTCACGCGCGGCAAGAAAGAACGCATCGGCCGCATCGTGGAAGTGCAGGCGAACGCCACCAAGGACATCGAAGAAGTGCGCGCCGGCGACATCTGCGCGTTCGTCTCGATGAAGGAAACCGAGACCGGTGACTCGCTCACCGATCCGCAGCATCCGGTGTTGCTGGAGCGCATGCGCTTCCCCGACCCTGTGATCAGCGTGGCCGTGGAACCGAAGAGCCGCAACGACATCGACAAGCTCTCCACCGCGCTCTACAAGATGGTGAAGGCCGATCCGTCGCTGCGCATGGAAGTGGACAAGGAAACCGGACAGACCGTGCTCAAGGGCATGGGCGAACTGCACTTGGAAATCACCATCGACCGCATGCGCACCGAGCTCGGCGTCGAGGCGAACATGGGCAAGCCCAAGGTCAGCTTCCGCGAAGCATTCGGCCAGACCGTCGAACACACCTACACGCACAAGAAGCAGTCCGGCGGTTCGGGCCAGTTCGCCGAAGTGAAGATGATCTTCGAACCGGGCGAACCGGGCAGCGGCGTGGTGTTTGCCGATGAAATCGTCGGCGGTCGCGTGCCGCGCGAATACATCCCGGCCGTCGAGCACGCTATCACGGTGGAATCGCGTCAGGGCCAAGTCGCCGGCTACGAAGTGCTGGATTTCAAGGCACGCCTCGTCGACGGCAAGTACCACGACGTGGACTCCTCCGCGCTCGCGTTCGAAATCGCCGGTCGCGCCTGCTTCCGCGAAGCGCAGCGCATGTCCAAGCCCAAGCTGCTCGAGCCGGTGATGAAGCTCGAAGTGGTGACCGAAGCCGACTACCTCGGCGACGTGATCGGCGATATCAACCGTCGTCGCGGCTCGATCAGCGAACAGGGCCAGAAGGGCACCAACGCGTTCGTGCAGGGCTTTGTGCCGCTCGCCGAAATGTTCGGCTACATCAACTTCCTGCGCTCGGCCACCAGCGGCCGCGGCACCTTCACGATGATCTTCGATCATTACGAAGAAGTGCCGGCGAGCATGGTTGCGAAGTTGATGGAGAAGGAAGCGAAGTAA
- the mreC gene encoding rod shape-determining protein MreC, with translation MPLSREESSPLFAGTAAGTLRLIFYLALAMVLMVLDHRNGWLWRLRYATAIVVDPVYRLASLPADGMHALGVAFADRRMLTEQNQRLREDLLLANAKLNRMAAVAEQNARLKELLDTQRSLELHVQLARVIGVDLGAYRHRMMINLGARDGIKAGQPVIDARGVVGQIVDVLPNSATVMLVTDPDHALPVVVQRTGLRTVAYGSRNGDQLTLPNIPMAADVHAGDKLLTSGLGGRFPQGFPVGEIQSVGPAPTGMFLEAHALPSADLDRTDEVLVLHDLAEPAGPPPPASPAGPPSNEAPAPASTAPRVPASAATSSAKPTGATQP, from the coding sequence ATGCCGCTCTCGCGCGAGGAATCCTCGCCTCTGTTCGCTGGAACAGCCGCAGGCACACTGCGGCTGATCTTCTATCTTGCGCTCGCCATGGTGCTGATGGTGCTGGACCATCGCAACGGATGGTTGTGGCGCCTGCGCTACGCCACGGCGATCGTGGTCGACCCCGTGTATCGATTGGCGAGCCTGCCGGCCGACGGTATGCATGCGCTCGGCGTTGCGTTCGCCGACCGGCGCATGCTCACCGAACAGAATCAGCGTCTGCGCGAAGACTTGCTGCTCGCCAACGCCAAGCTCAACCGCATGGCGGCGGTGGCCGAACAAAATGCGCGCTTGAAGGAACTGCTCGACACGCAACGCAGTCTGGAATTGCATGTGCAGCTTGCGCGTGTGATCGGCGTGGATTTGGGCGCTTACCGGCATCGCATGATGATCAACCTGGGTGCGCGCGACGGCATCAAGGCGGGGCAACCGGTGATCGACGCGCGCGGCGTGGTCGGTCAGATTGTCGATGTGCTGCCTAATTCCGCCACGGTGATGTTGGTGACCGATCCCGATCACGCGTTGCCCGTGGTCGTTCAACGCACGGGATTGCGCACCGTGGCCTATGGCTCGCGCAATGGCGATCAACTCACCTTGCCGAACATTCCGATGGCCGCGGATGTGCATGCGGGCGACAAATTGCTCACCTCCGGACTCGGCGGCCGTTTCCCGCAGGGTTTCCCCGTTGGCGAGATTCAAAGCGTAGGCCCCGCGCCGACCGGCATGTTTCTGGAAGCGCATGCGCTGCCAAGCGCCGACCTGGATCGCACCGACGAGGTGCTGGTGCTGCACGATCTGGCCGAACCGGCCGGACCGCCGCCGCCCGCGTCGCCGGCCGGCCCGCCGTCGAACGAAGCGCCTGCGCCGGCGTCCACCGCGCCGCGCGTGCCCGCGTCGGCCGCAACGTCGTCCGCCAAACCGACGGGAGCGACGCAGCCATGA
- a CDS encoding rod shape-determining protein encodes MFKKFRGMFSNDVSIDLGTANTLIYVRGQGIVLNEPSVVAIRQDRGPGGPRTVAAVGGEAKRMLGRTPGNIATVRPMKDGVIADFTMTEAMLQHFIRQVHRSRLLRPSPRVLVCVPCGSTQVERRAIKESAEGAGARDVFLIEEPMAAAIGAGIPVHEARGSMVLDIGGGTSEVAVISLNGIVYSQSVRVGGDRFDEAIINYVRRNHGTLIGESTAERIKLEIGCAFPQSQVREIEISGRNLAEGVPRMFTVNSNEILEALHEPLAGIVAAVKSALEQTPPELCSDVAERGIVLTGGGALLRDLDRLLSEETGLHVQVADDPLTCVARGGGKALELIDQHGSDFFAPE; translated from the coding sequence ATGTTCAAGAAGTTTCGCGGGATGTTTTCCAACGATGTATCCATCGACCTTGGCACTGCCAATACGCTCATATATGTGCGTGGCCAGGGCATCGTCCTGAACGAACCTTCCGTCGTGGCGATTCGCCAGGACCGTGGTCCCGGCGGTCCCCGCACCGTGGCGGCCGTGGGCGGCGAAGCCAAGCGCATGCTCGGCCGTACGCCGGGCAATATCGCCACCGTTCGCCCGATGAAGGACGGCGTGATCGCCGACTTCACCATGACCGAGGCGATGCTGCAGCACTTCATTCGTCAGGTGCACCGCTCGCGTCTGCTGCGTCCCAGCCCGCGCGTACTGGTGTGTGTGCCCTGCGGTTCCACCCAGGTGGAGCGCCGCGCCATCAAGGAATCGGCTGAAGGCGCCGGCGCCCGCGACGTGTTCCTGATCGAAGAGCCCATGGCGGCCGCCATCGGCGCCGGCATCCCGGTGCATGAAGCGCGCGGCTCGATGGTGTTGGATATCGGCGGCGGTACGTCCGAAGTGGCCGTGATCTCGCTGAACGGTATCGTCTACTCGCAGTCCGTGCGCGTAGGCGGCGATCGCTTCGACGAAGCCATCATCAATTACGTGCGCCGCAACCACGGCACGCTGATCGGCGAATCCACCGCCGAGCGCATCAAGCTGGAAATCGGCTGCGCGTTCCCGCAGAGCCAGGTGCGCGAGATCGAAATCTCCGGCCGCAATCTGGCCGAAGGCGTGCCGCGCATGTTCACGGTCAACTCCAACGAGATTCTGGAAGCCCTGCACGAGCCGCTCGCCGGCATCGTGGCGGCGGTGAAGTCGGCGCTGGAACAAACCCCGCCGGAACTGTGTTCCGACGTGGCCGAGCGCGGCATCGTGCTCACCGGCGGCGGCGCGCTGCTGCGCGATCTGGATCGTCTGCTTTCCGAAGAAACCGGCCTGCACGTGCAAGTGGCGGACGATCCGCTCACCTGCGTCGCGCGTGGCGGCGGCAAGGCGCTGGAGCTGATCGATCAGCACGGCAGCGATTTCTTCGCTCCCGAATAA
- a CDS encoding DUF1304 domain-containing protein, whose amino-acid sequence MPMLANLVVAIIALMHVWFLILEMVLWDKPTGRRAFGTSAEYAAQTKVLAANQGLYNGFLAAGLIWGLVLGGAEGTHVKLFFLVCVLVAGLYGGFTATRKVLWIQGLPALVGIALVLAA is encoded by the coding sequence GTGCCCATGCTCGCCAACCTCGTGGTCGCCATCATCGCGCTGATGCACGTGTGGTTTCTGATCCTGGAGATGGTGCTGTGGGACAAGCCCACAGGCCGGCGTGCGTTCGGTACCTCCGCCGAATACGCCGCGCAAACCAAGGTGCTGGCGGCGAATCAGGGGCTTTACAACGGTTTTCTTGCGGCCGGCCTGATCTGGGGCTTGGTGCTTGGCGGTGCGGAAGGCACGCATGTAAAGCTCTTTTTCCTTGTCTGCGTGCTGGTGGCCGGCCTCTACGGCGGCTTTACCGCAACGCGCAAGGTGCTGTGGATCCAAGGGCTGCCGGCGCTCGTCGGCATCGCCCTCGTGCTGGCGGCGTAA
- a CDS encoding carbohydrate kinase family protein has translation MSAVICGSFAYDTIMVFQDQFKNHIIPDQVHILNVSFLVPAMRREFGGCAGNIAYNLKLLGGDPLPVAAVGQDFAPYREHLERCGIRMDGIRVFDDQFTPQCFITTDLDNNQITAFHPGAMSSAHANHVRNIPDVSFGIVAPDGRDAMLQHVDEFAARGVPFVFDPGQAMPLFNGDEFRSMIDKATYVIVNDYESQLLQQRTGWSAAEIASRVKAYIVTLGPRGSLIHANGTTHEIPPARERQVVDPTGCGDAYRAGLIFGIMKGMDWPTIGRMSSLMGALKVEHPGTQNQRFTYAEFAAQFQEQFGYALS, from the coding sequence ATGTCTGCCGTCATCTGCGGATCGTTTGCCTACGACACCATCATGGTGTTCCAGGATCAGTTCAAGAATCACATCATTCCTGACCAGGTCCATATCCTGAACGTGTCGTTCCTGGTGCCGGCCATGCGCCGCGAATTCGGCGGCTGCGCGGGCAATATCGCCTATAACTTGAAGCTGCTCGGTGGCGATCCGCTGCCGGTGGCCGCGGTGGGCCAGGATTTCGCGCCCTATCGCGAGCATCTGGAACGCTGCGGCATCCGCATGGACGGCATCCGCGTGTTCGACGATCAGTTCACGCCGCAGTGTTTCATCACCACCGACCTGGACAACAACCAGATCACCGCCTTCCATCCCGGCGCCATGTCCAGCGCGCACGCCAATCATGTGCGCAACATCCCCGACGTGAGCTTCGGCATCGTCGCGCCGGACGGCCGCGACGCGATGCTGCAGCACGTGGATGAGTTTGCCGCGCGCGGCGTGCCGTTCGTGTTCGATCCCGGTCAGGCCATGCCGCTGTTCAACGGCGACGAATTCCGTTCGATGATCGACAAAGCGACCTACGTGATCGTCAACGACTACGAATCCCAGCTGTTGCAGCAGCGCACGGGCTGGAGCGCGGCGGAAATCGCTTCGCGCGTGAAGGCTTATATCGTGACGCTGGGTCCGCGCGGTTCGCTGATCCATGCCAACGGCACCACGCATGAGATTCCGCCCGCGCGCGAACGCCAAGTGGTGGACCCCACCGGCTGCGGCGACGCTTATCGCGCCGGCCTCATCTTCGGCATCATGAAAGGCATGGATTGGCCGACCATCGGCCGCATGTCCTCGCTGATGGGCGCGCTGAAAGTGGAGCATCCGGGCACGCAGAATCAGCGTTTCACCTACGCCGAATTCGCCGCGCAGTTCCAAGAACAGTTCGGCTACGCGCTGAGCTGA
- a CDS encoding DUF1304 family protein: MLANLVVAIIALMHVWFLILEMVLWDKPTGRRAFGTSAEFAAQFQEQFGYALS, from the coding sequence ATGCTCGCCAACCTCGTGGTCGCCATCATCGCGCTGATGCACGTGTGGTTTCTGATCCTGGAGATGGTGCTGTGGGACAAGCCCACAGGCCGGCGTGCGTTCGGTACCTCCGCCGAATTCGCCGCGCAGTTCCAAGAACAGTTCGGCTACGCGCTGAGCTGA
- the mrdA gene encoding penicillin-binding protein 2 encodes MPKLIRRRFKDTRGEAELFRRRAFAGFALILLGLCALVGRYVFLQVLHHDEFALRSVNNSVKPRAIPPARGLIYDRNGILLADNVPAFRLEVVPEQVHDMNRLLADLGKVVPLDPDDLDAFRKQLRQSRRFDNVPLKMHLTEDDIARFDVNRWRFPGVDVVPYLTRQYPLGSMFAHVVGYVSRIDADDLENLDPDRYKGTTHIGRIGVERSYEDMLHGSPGYELDEVNADGRIQRVLKTDPPTPGKNLYLSIDARIQKAAQDAFEGRPGAAVAIDPRNGQVLAMVSVPSFDPNLFVNGISSADYSSLMTATDKPLLNRALRGAYPPGSTVKPFMALAGLEYGVRTPQDSVLSTGVFYIPGQARGYRDDQRGGVGTTNLYKAIYASVNTYFYKLALDLGIDRVSAFMGSYGFGHPSGVDLPGEAAGILPSREWKAKHSPKERNWYPGETVITGIGQGYWSVTAMQLSHALATFAGRGVPYAPHVVMSTADVGKSPSPLLNPPTGPSLIKNIKDWEAVNEGMQLVIYSNDPTSTGFGTKLGDGFPYRIAGKSGTAERFSRKTDAYNEDKNTAYLAARHRAWFEAFTPAENPRIAVAVVLEAGAWGAKDAGPIARKILDAWLAAQGGAVPPNTPLPESGVAASSSAASRPEDLPQEDAPATDSSSAGGDTQ; translated from the coding sequence ATGCCGAAGCTGATCCGCCGTCGCTTCAAAGACACGCGTGGCGAAGCCGAACTGTTTCGGCGTCGCGCCTTCGCGGGGTTCGCGCTGATCCTGCTCGGTCTGTGCGCGTTGGTGGGGCGCTACGTGTTTCTGCAGGTGCTGCATCACGACGAGTTCGCGCTGCGCTCGGTCAACAACAGCGTGAAGCCGCGCGCGATCCCTCCTGCACGCGGTTTGATCTACGACCGCAACGGCATCTTGCTCGCCGACAACGTGCCCGCGTTCCGCCTGGAAGTGGTGCCCGAGCAAGTGCACGACATGAATCGTTTGCTCGCCGATCTGGGCAAAGTCGTGCCGCTGGATCCGGACGATCTCGACGCGTTTCGCAAACAGCTGCGGCAATCGCGGCGCTTCGACAACGTGCCGTTGAAGATGCATCTGACGGAAGACGACATCGCGCGCTTCGACGTGAATCGCTGGCGGTTTCCGGGCGTGGATGTGGTGCCGTATCTCACGCGTCAATATCCGCTGGGCTCGATGTTTGCGCATGTCGTGGGTTACGTCAGCCGCATCGACGCGGACGATCTGGAAAACCTCGATCCGGATCGCTACAAGGGCACCACGCATATCGGCCGCATCGGCGTGGAGCGCTCGTACGAAGACATGCTGCATGGCTCGCCCGGTTACGAGCTGGACGAAGTGAATGCGGACGGTCGCATTCAGCGCGTGCTGAAAACCGATCCGCCCACGCCGGGCAAAAATTTGTATCTGAGCATCGATGCGCGCATTCAGAAGGCCGCGCAAGATGCGTTCGAAGGTCGCCCCGGCGCGGCAGTGGCGATCGACCCGCGCAATGGCCAGGTGCTTGCGATGGTGAGCGTGCCGTCGTTCGATCCGAACTTGTTCGTCAACGGTATTAGCTCCGCCGATTACTCATCGTTGATGACGGCGACGGACAAGCCGTTGCTCAATCGCGCGTTGCGCGGCGCGTATCCACCCGGTTCGACGGTCAAGCCATTTATGGCGCTGGCCGGTTTGGAATACGGTGTTCGCACGCCGCAGGACTCGGTGCTTTCGACCGGTGTGTTCTACATTCCGGGTCAGGCGCGCGGTTATCGCGACGATCAACGCGGCGGCGTCGGCACGACGAATCTTTACAAAGCGATCTACGCGTCCGTCAACACGTACTTCTACAAGCTTGCGTTGGATCTGGGCATCGATCGCGTCAGCGCGTTTATGGGCAGCTACGGCTTCGGGCATCCCAGCGGCGTCGATTTGCCGGGCGAGGCAGCGGGCATTCTGCCGTCGCGCGAATGGAAGGCCAAACATTCACCGAAGGAGCGCAACTGGTATCCGGGCGAAACGGTGATTACCGGCATCGGCCAGGGCTATTGGTCGGTCACCGCCATGCAACTCTCGCACGCGCTGGCGACGTTCGCCGGTCGTGGCGTGCCGTATGCGCCGCATGTGGTGATGTCGACGGCGGATGTCGGCAAGTCGCCATCGCCGCTGCTCAATCCGCCCACCGGTCCGTCCCTGATCAAGAACATCAAAGATTGGGAAGCGGTGAACGAAGGCATGCAGCTGGTGATCTACAGCAACGATCCGACCTCCACGGGCTTCGGCACGAAGTTGGGTGACGGTTTCCCGTATCGCATCGCCGGCAAGAGCGGTACCGCCGAACGCTTCTCGCGCAAAACCGACGCCTACAACGAAGACAAGAACACGGCGTATCTGGCCGCGCGCCATCGCGCGTGGTTCGAAGCGTTTACGCCGGCCGAAAATCCGCGCATTGCGGTGGCGGTCGTGTTGGAAGCTGGTGCATGGGGCGCCAAGGACGCCGGTCCCATCGCGCGCAAGATTCTCGATGCGTGGCTTGCCGCGCAAGGCGGCGCGGTGCCGCCGAACACGCCGTTGCCGGAGTCGGGCGTTGCGGCATCCTCGTCCGCGGCGTCGCGGCCTGAAGATTTGCCGCAAGAGGATGCGCCAGCGACCGACAGCTCCAGCGCAGGGGGCGACACGCAATGA